In Fundulus heteroclitus isolate FHET01 chromosome 16, MU-UCD_Fhet_4.1, whole genome shotgun sequence, a single genomic region encodes these proteins:
- the LOC105932015 gene encoding tetraspanin-10 isoform X1: MRQYFLVKTFPWPWSRTDDGQNESSPLIPKSGAAKAEDEELGHADGEFQTGTSSNQDDNSPTRIHPYYSYSLMDYFLKYFLFLCNLVFTVLGLVVLGLGIWGLVSKESFAQEKIGNIGTDPMLILLTLGFLLTLLCLTGCVGALRENCCLLKLFSAIVLVLITIQVLFAIVAYSMQDQIEGYLRSGMLAAMAGYQDDLDLRFITDEIQLGLQCCGADTYWDWEVNVYYNCSSPGVLACGVPATCCVDPLQNGTVWNSQCGVGAQLLDEFSAQSVIFLGGCLGGISRWIEQHEGMIGTVGVVVVGVQIIAVFITTRLLESINWHKAHA, from the exons ATGCGGCAATATTTCCTCGTAAAGACGTTTCCATGGCCTTGGTCTAGGACAGACGATGGGCAGAATGAATCCAGCCCTCTCATCCCAAAG tCAGGTGCTGCAAAAGCAGAGGATGAGGAGCTTGGCCATGCTGATGGAGAATTTCAAACAGGGACATCCAGCAATCAGGACGACAACAGTCCTACAAGAATCCACCCTTATTACAGTTATTCTTTGATGGACTATTTCCTAAAATACTTTTTGTTCCTGTGCAACCTGGTCTTCACAGTTTTGGGACTGGTGGTCCTCGGTTTGGGAATCTGGGGGCTCGTCAGCAAAGAATCCTTCGCCCAGGAGAAGATCGGGAATATCGGCACGGATCCGATGTTGATACTGCTGACTCTGGGCTTTCTGCTCACTCTGCTTTGTCTGACGGGTTGTGTCGGCGCCTTGAGAGAGAACTGCTGCTTGCTGAAGCTGTTCTCTGCCATAGTGCTGGTGCTCATCACGATCCAGGTGCTGTTCGCGATCGTGGCCTACAGCATGCAGGATCAGATTGAAGGGTACCTGCGGTCAGGGATGTTAGCTGCCATGGCGGGCTATCAAGATGATCTGGACCTGAGGTTCATCACAGATGAAATTCAGTTGGGTCTGCAGTGCTGTGGGGCGGATACCTACTGGGACTGGGAGGTCAACGT gtatTATAACTGCTCATCCCCAGGGGTGCTGGCTTGTGGCGTCCCTGCAACATGCTGCGTGGACCCTTTGCAGAACGGGACGGTGTGGAACTCACAGTGTGGCGTAGGAGCCCAGCTCCTGGATGAGTTCAGCGCTCAGAGTGTCATCTTTCTGGGGGGTTGTCTGGGTGGAATCTCTCGTTGGATCGAGCAGCACGAGGGAATGATCGGGACCGTTGGAGTTGTTGTGGTGGGGGTTCAGATTATTGCTGTGTTCATCACCACAAGGTTGTTGGAAAGCATCAACTGGCACAAAGCTCATGCatga
- the LOC105932015 gene encoding tetraspanin-10 isoform X2: protein MDYFLKYFLFLCNLVFTVLGLVVLGLGIWGLVSKESFAQEKIGNIGTDPMLILLTLGFLLTLLCLTGCVGALRENCCLLKLFSAIVLVLITIQVLFAIVAYSMQDQIEGYLRSGMLAAMAGYQDDLDLRFITDEIQLGLQCCGADTYWDWEVNVYYNCSSPGVLACGVPATCCVDPLQNGTVWNSQCGVGAQLLDEFSAQSVIFLGGCLGGISRWIEQHEGMIGTVGVVVVGVQIIAVFITTRLLESINWHKAHA, encoded by the exons ATGGACTATTTCCTAAAATACTTTTTGTTCCTGTGCAACCTGGTCTTCACAGTTTTGGGACTGGTGGTCCTCGGTTTGGGAATCTGGGGGCTCGTCAGCAAAGAATCCTTCGCCCAGGAGAAGATCGGGAATATCGGCACGGATCCGATGTTGATACTGCTGACTCTGGGCTTTCTGCTCACTCTGCTTTGTCTGACGGGTTGTGTCGGCGCCTTGAGAGAGAACTGCTGCTTGCTGAAGCTGTTCTCTGCCATAGTGCTGGTGCTCATCACGATCCAGGTGCTGTTCGCGATCGTGGCCTACAGCATGCAGGATCAGATTGAAGGGTACCTGCGGTCAGGGATGTTAGCTGCCATGGCGGGCTATCAAGATGATCTGGACCTGAGGTTCATCACAGATGAAATTCAGTTGGGTCTGCAGTGCTGTGGGGCGGATACCTACTGGGACTGGGAGGTCAACGT gtatTATAACTGCTCATCCCCAGGGGTGCTGGCTTGTGGCGTCCCTGCAACATGCTGCGTGGACCCTTTGCAGAACGGGACGGTGTGGAACTCACAGTGTGGCGTAGGAGCCCAGCTCCTGGATGAGTTCAGCGCTCAGAGTGTCATCTTTCTGGGGGGTTGTCTGGGTGGAATCTCTCGTTGGATCGAGCAGCACGAGGGAATGATCGGGACCGTTGGAGTTGTTGTGGTGGGGGTTCAGATTATTGCTGTGTTCATCACCACAAGGTTGTTGGAAAGCATCAACTGGCACAAAGCTCATGCatga